One window from the genome of [Clostridium] celerecrescens 18A encodes:
- a CDS encoding D-alanyl-D-alanine carboxypeptidase family protein: MKRVTAFVLSCLLLFFCLCFPAAGQEPDVTVASDMIIQAEEAKRVNAEGGPALQSPSAVLMEASTGQIIFEKNADEKRSPASITKIMTLILIFDALDSGKIKLTDEVVTSAHAKSMGGSQVFLEEGEIQTVETLIKCIVIASGNDASVAMAEYIAGTEDEFIKMMNERAAGLGMTNTHFEDCCGLTDSATHVTTARDIAIMSRELITKYPQIHNYSTIWMENITHVTKQGTKEFGLSNTNKLLKMATNFTVTGLKTGSTSVAKYCLSATAEKEGVRLIASIMAAPDYKVRFADAQTLLNYGYANCKLYEDKEMLPLPDMVVDNGVTDQVPLKYGGSFSYLSLKGEDFSAIEKTLELAPSISAPLEEGQKAGNLIYTLGGKRIGEVPILTAESVREAKFADYFKRLWKAFNL, from the coding sequence ATGAAGAGAGTTACGGCATTTGTTTTAAGCTGTCTTCTGCTGTTTTTCTGTTTATGCTTTCCGGCGGCAGGGCAAGAGCCGGATGTGACGGTAGCCTCGGACATGATTATCCAGGCAGAAGAGGCAAAACGGGTGAATGCGGAGGGCGGTCCGGCTTTGCAGTCCCCCAGCGCCGTTCTGATGGAAGCGTCAACTGGACAGATTATTTTTGAAAAGAACGCGGATGAAAAAAGGAGCCCGGCGAGCATTACGAAAATTATGACTTTGATACTTATTTTTGACGCGCTGGATTCTGGTAAAATCAAGCTGACGGATGAGGTTGTTACAAGCGCCCACGCAAAGTCCATGGGAGGCTCCCAGGTTTTCCTGGAAGAAGGGGAAATTCAGACGGTGGAAACCCTGATTAAATGCATTGTTATCGCATCGGGGAATGACGCTTCGGTAGCCATGGCGGAATACATAGCAGGAACGGAAGACGAATTTATTAAGATGATGAATGAGCGTGCGGCAGGACTTGGGATGACAAACACTCATTTTGAAGATTGCTGCGGACTTACCGATTCTGCCACCCATGTGACAACGGCCAGGGATATTGCGATTATGTCCAGAGAATTAATCACCAAATATCCTCAGATTCATAACTATTCTACGATCTGGATGGAGAATATCACCCATGTGACAAAGCAGGGAACAAAGGAATTCGGTCTTTCAAATACCAATAAGCTATTAAAGATGGCTACGAATTTCACTGTGACCGGTTTAAAGACCGGTTCCACATCAGTGGCAAAGTATTGTCTTTCTGCAACTGCAGAGAAGGAGGGAGTGCGCCTCATTGCCTCAATCATGGCAGCTCCGGATTACAAAGTCAGGTTTGCCGATGCCCAGACTCTTTTAAACTATGGATATGCCAACTGCAAGCTGTATGAGGATAAGGAGATGCTTCCTCTTCCTGATATGGTGGTTGATAACGGAGTAACGGATCAGGTTCCGTTGAAATATGGCGGTTCCTTTTCTTACTTGAGCCTTAAGGGAGAAGATTTCTCAGCCATTGAAAAGACGCTGGAGCTGGCACCTTCCATTTCTGCTCCGTTAGAAGAGGGACAGAAGGCCGGGAACCTTATTTATACCCTTGGAGGGAAACGGATTGGAGAAGTTCCCATATTAACTGCCGAGTCAGTCAGGGAAGCTAAATTTGCCGATTATTTTAAGCGCCTTTGGAAGGCCTTTAACCTGTAG
- a CDS encoding sensor histidine kinase produces the protein MGDRLLALWYQMSLKRKLYVIIGSVGIIMAASIFINLKVAYIFINDVSIIMDDNLACYKFQESMENERGLFAQLLANNTPENMEAYRQGCQETRAYLNSLPYDYDKIGEERYGITWNIKNGYDTYEKQREKVVEMNQNDPSYIRELYKTYNMQKYLDLYGTRLTRVVLMGGNDYYEIQIPVLKRMPYILVAISILAFFVLMLLLRFITGSIVKTVVQLATVSGKIEKNDFSSPDVHWDGKDEIGQLVSAFNKMKHATRDYITATEEKRLMEEKLYRHELERAELEKRFSMAQLQLIKSQLNPHFLFNTLNMITRMAQMEEAPVTEEMLVAISSLLRYSLRTSNAFEPLEQELKVVKDYMYIQKMRFGDRIQWDINCSMDLYKEEVPVFMLQPLVENAVIHGIQEKENGGSISIRIEKRGELLWISVADTGKGMDSETLAAIRKAIETKGTGLGIGLGNIYRRISYYYEYGKVTIDSGESSGTVVQIEFGRRRDIMDHVSVNDSRR, from the coding sequence GTGGGAGATCGATTGCTTGCCCTTTGGTATCAGATGTCTTTGAAAAGGAAACTATACGTGATCATAGGAAGCGTGGGAATCATTATGGCAGCTTCCATTTTCATCAATCTGAAAGTGGCATATATTTTTATCAACGATGTGAGCATTATCATGGATGATAACCTGGCCTGCTATAAGTTTCAGGAGTCCATGGAGAATGAAAGGGGATTGTTTGCCCAGCTGTTAGCAAACAATACTCCGGAAAATATGGAGGCATACCGTCAGGGCTGCCAGGAAACCAGAGCATATCTAAACAGCCTGCCCTATGATTATGATAAAATAGGGGAAGAGCGCTATGGGATCACCTGGAACATCAAAAACGGTTATGATACCTATGAGAAGCAGCGGGAAAAAGTAGTGGAAATGAATCAGAATGACCCCAGCTATATCAGGGAACTGTACAAAACATATAATATGCAGAAATATCTGGATCTCTATGGTACACGTCTGACAAGGGTGGTTTTAATGGGAGGAAATGATTATTACGAAATCCAGATCCCTGTGCTTAAGCGCATGCCTTACATTCTGGTCGCTATCAGCATCCTCGCTTTTTTTGTGCTTATGCTCCTTTTGCGTTTTATTACAGGCAGCATTGTAAAAACAGTGGTGCAGCTGGCTACGGTCTCAGGAAAGATCGAGAAGAACGATTTTTCGTCCCCTGACGTCCATTGGGATGGAAAGGATGAGATCGGACAGCTGGTAAGCGCATTCAACAAGATGAAGCATGCTACCCGGGACTACATCACAGCGACGGAGGAGAAACGGCTGATGGAAGAAAAGCTGTACCGGCATGAGCTGGAGAGGGCGGAGCTTGAGAAACGGTTTTCCATGGCCCAGCTTCAGCTGATCAAAAGTCAGTTAAATCCCCATTTTCTTTTTAATACACTGAATATGATCACCAGGATGGCACAGATGGAGGAAGCGCCGGTGACGGAGGAAATGCTTGTGGCAATCAGCAGCCTTCTTCGTTACAGCCTCCGGACGTCCAATGCCTTTGAGCCTCTTGAGCAGGAGCTTAAAGTAGTTAAGGATTATATGTACATTCAAAAGATGCGTTTCGGAGACCGGATTCAATGGGATATCAATTGCAGCATGGACCTATATAAGGAAGAGGTACCGGTCTTCATGCTTCAGCCGTTGGTGGAAAATGCGGTAATTCACGGGATCCAGGAAAAGGAGAACGGAGGAAGCATCAGCATACGGATCGAGAAAAGAGGAGAGCTTTTATGGATATCCGTAGCAGATACGGGAAAGGGCATGGACTCAGAAACACTGGCTGCTATCAGGAAAGCCATTGAAACAAAGGGGACAGGCCTTGGAATCGGGCTGGGGAATATATATAGAAGGATTTCTTATTACTACGAATATGGAAAGGTAACCATTGACAGCGGAGAAAGCAGCGGCACAGTGGTACAGATAGAATTTGGTCGGAGAAGGGATATAATGGATCATGTATCGGTTAATGATAGTAGAAGATGA
- a CDS encoding response regulator transcription factor, translated as MYRLMIVEDEMIERIVLKKMLLKKFGEECQIFEAQNGKEAVEIFKREDIQVVILDIGMPGMNGIQAAEIMRKENKDCCLIFLTAYDRFDYAKKAISIRAMEYLLKPYSQKEVLNVVEEALRIAGEQGDKQEEIKPHTDREEEDTHPVLEEESDFSGSRLSVMTSMVEEYIRSNYMNDISMSETARAVGYSEPYFCRMFKLQFGQSFTSYLAEYRVEEAKKLLAQPNVIVKEVGVRVGYLDSNYFTKVFKRLEGVNPSEYRMSSLKDLQS; from the coding sequence ATGTATCGGTTAATGATAGTAGAAGATGAAATGATAGAGCGGATTGTGCTCAAAAAGATGCTGTTAAAGAAATTTGGAGAGGAATGTCAGATCTTTGAGGCTCAGAACGGCAAAGAGGCAGTGGAGATTTTTAAAAGAGAAGATATCCAGGTGGTGATCCTGGATATTGGTATGCCGGGAATGAACGGAATCCAGGCTGCAGAAATCATGAGGAAGGAAAATAAGGATTGCTGCCTTATTTTCCTGACCGCCTACGACCGCTTTGACTATGCAAAAAAGGCGATTTCCATCAGGGCCATGGAATATCTGCTGAAGCCTTATTCCCAGAAAGAGGTCTTGAACGTGGTTGAGGAAGCTCTGCGGATTGCCGGTGAACAGGGGGATAAGCAGGAGGAAATCAAACCGCATACGGACAGAGAAGAGGAAGATACCCATCCGGTTTTGGAGGAAGAATCTGATTTTAGCGGCAGCCGTTTGTCTGTAATGACATCCATGGTGGAGGAATACATCCGGTCAAATTATATGAATGATATTTCCATGAGCGAAACAGCCAGGGCCGTGGGATATTCAGAGCCTTATTTTTGCAGGATGTTCAAGCTGCAGTTCGGGCAAAGCTTTACCTCTTATCTGGCGGAATACAGGGTGGAGGAAGCGAAAAAGCTGCTGGCTCAGCCCAATGTGATCGTAAAGGAGGTAGGAGTCAGAGTGGGTTACTTGGATTCCAATTATTTTACAAAGGTTTTCAAACGGCTGGAAGGGGTAAATCCTTCGGAGTACAGAATGTCCAGTCTGAAAGACCTCCAAAGTTAA
- a CDS encoding sugar ABC transporter ATP-binding protein translates to MEQELFRMEGISKSFPGVKALDKVSLSVNKGEVLGLVGENGAGKSTLMKILSGVHRADEGEIFIEGNKVDIDSVAKAHELGVCIIMQELNMCGHLSVADNIFIGRAHKKGIFIDDGKMHEEAQKILDDLGIELNTYAHVGSLSIAQQQMVEIAKAISFNSKILVLDEPTATLTEKEIEQLFGIIRRLKEKGVGMVYISHRMAELNQICERVTIIRDGQYIGTRNLNEITMDELVNMIVGRSLEDKYPKYKRNIGEIVLEARNVRRGTKVNADYFCVRKGEILGISGLVGAGRTELMRCIFGADQADSMELTLEGKPIKVNSVIQAIKHGIGYATEDRKRDGLALGLDIKYNTNMAHLPNITHFGFINDKEGLKNAEKYVELLRTKTPSVHQLCGNLSGGNQQKVVLAKWLCNDVKVLIVDEPTRGIDVGAKYEVYELFNKLSAQGVSIIMISSELPEILGMSDRILVIHQGEINGELDAKTATQEDILYLAAGYNKLEGKPAPVLSGSGNRKGE, encoded by the coding sequence ATGGAACAGGAATTGTTTCGAATGGAAGGGATAAGTAAAAGCTTCCCCGGAGTCAAGGCTCTCGATAAGGTTAGTCTGTCAGTGAATAAGGGGGAGGTCCTTGGGCTTGTCGGTGAAAACGGAGCCGGCAAATCCACCCTGATGAAGATTTTATCCGGTGTTCACCGGGCAGATGAAGGTGAAATATTCATTGAAGGAAATAAGGTGGACATTGATTCCGTTGCAAAAGCCCATGAGCTTGGTGTGTGTATCATCATGCAGGAGTTAAATATGTGCGGTCATCTTAGTGTGGCAGACAATATATTCATCGGCAGGGCTCATAAAAAAGGAATTTTTATCGATGACGGCAAGATGCATGAGGAAGCGCAGAAGATTCTTGATGATCTGGGTATTGAACTAAATACCTATGCCCATGTGGGAAGCTTAAGCATTGCTCAGCAGCAGATGGTAGAAATTGCGAAAGCGATCAGCTTTAATTCGAAAATACTGGTTCTTGATGAGCCGACAGCAACCCTTACAGAAAAGGAGATCGAGCAGTTGTTCGGTATCATCCGCCGCTTAAAAGAAAAGGGAGTGGGTATGGTTTATATTTCCCACCGAATGGCGGAACTTAATCAGATCTGTGAACGGGTTACGATCATCAGGGATGGCCAGTACATCGGCACCAGGAATCTTAATGAGATCACCATGGATGAACTGGTAAATATGATCGTAGGGCGTTCTTTGGAGGACAAATATCCTAAATATAAACGTAACATCGGAGAAATAGTTCTTGAGGCCAGAAATGTCCGCAGAGGCACTAAAGTAAATGCGGATTATTTTTGTGTGAGAAAAGGAGAAATTCTTGGAATATCAGGACTGGTAGGAGCTGGAAGAACAGAGCTGATGCGCTGCATCTTCGGTGCGGATCAGGCGGATTCCATGGAGCTTACGCTGGAAGGAAAACCAATCAAGGTCAACTCTGTGATCCAGGCCATTAAGCATGGGATCGGATATGCTACGGAGGACCGGAAGCGTGATGGTCTGGCTCTTGGCCTTGATATTAAATATAATACGAACATGGCCCATCTTCCAAACATCACTCATTTTGGATTTATCAATGATAAGGAAGGGCTTAAGAATGCGGAAAAATATGTGGAGCTTCTGCGTACGAAAACCCCAAGCGTGCACCAGCTTTGCGGAAATCTTTCCGGAGGCAATCAGCAAAAGGTAGTTTTAGCAAAATGGCTGTGCAATGATGTAAAGGTGCTGATCGTTGATGAACCAACCAGGGGAATCGATGTTGGAGCCAAGTACGAGGTGTATGAGCTGTTTAACAAGCTGAGCGCCCAGGGAGTGTCCATTATCATGATTTCTTCTGAACTGCCGGAGATCCTTGGAATGAGCGACCGGATTCTGGTCATTCACCAGGGGGAAATCAACGGAGAATTAGATGCAAAGACCGCTACTCAGGAAGATATCCTGTATCTTGCGGCAGGTTATAACAAATTAGAAGGAAAACCGGCGCCCGTATTATCAGGCAGCGGTAATAGAAAGGGAGAGTAA
- a CDS encoding ABC transporter permease, whose translation MGNLKAMVQEKKGGSFNKLNAATRRAIYSLCILVGLFVLFSILQPAKFLAPANLQNLLQQIVTYTIIGCGLTFCLVCGGNDLSAGASMALSGIIMVSLLMQGLPLVVCIALCLIMGIMTGIMNGFFIEILGVVPFVATLATQWVYRGMANVLVNGAPLYTTNIPSKEIQKQFYVLGGGRIGGDGLPYSVIITLIYALVLGVVLAKMRIGRQIYACGSNLEAAKLSGINAVKTRMFAYCISGLSAAICGILVASRLSSAQPTAGNGYEMEAIAASVLGGISILGGEGTILNTVIGALMMGVIRNGLNLNGVNSFWQQMIVGIILLIAVASQTAKKSGDLGAIKRFFGLKK comes from the coding sequence ATGGGAAACTTAAAAGCAATGGTGCAGGAAAAGAAAGGCGGTTCGTTCAACAAGCTAAATGCAGCCACACGGCGGGCAATCTACTCACTGTGCATCCTGGTCGGACTGTTTGTGCTGTTTTCAATTCTTCAGCCTGCTAAATTTTTAGCCCCGGCCAATCTGCAGAACCTTCTGCAGCAGATCGTTACCTATACCATCATCGGCTGCGGCCTGACCTTCTGTCTGGTCTGCGGAGGAAACGATTTATCAGCCGGCGCTTCCATGGCACTGTCAGGCATTATTATGGTATCACTTCTGATGCAGGGACTGCCTCTTGTGGTATGTATCGCACTTTGCCTGATCATGGGTATCATGACAGGTATTATGAATGGATTTTTTATTGAAATTCTGGGCGTTGTGCCCTTTGTTGCAACTCTGGCAACCCAGTGGGTATACCGAGGCATGGCAAACGTGCTTGTAAACGGTGCACCTCTGTATACAACGAACATTCCTTCTAAGGAGATTCAGAAACAGTTTTACGTTCTGGGCGGCGGAAGGATCGGAGGGGATGGACTTCCCTACAGCGTTATCATTACTTTGATTTATGCTTTGGTTTTAGGTGTTGTTCTTGCGAAAATGCGGATCGGGCGCCAGATTTATGCCTGCGGTTCCAACTTAGAGGCTGCAAAGCTTTCCGGAATTAATGCAGTGAAGACACGTATGTTTGCATATTGTATTTCCGGATTATCCGCAGCAATCTGCGGAATCCTGGTTGCTTCCCGTCTTTCCAGTGCCCAGCCTACGGCAGGAAACGGTTATGAGATGGAAGCGATAGCAGCGTCTGTATTGGGCGGCATCTCCATCCTGGGCGGAGAAGGAACGATTCTTAATACGGTAATCGGAGCCTTGATGATGGGAGTAATCCGTAACGGACTGAACTTAAACGGTGTCAATTCGTTCTGGCAGCAGATGATCGTAGGTATTATCCTGTTGATCGCAGTAGCATCCCAAACGGCGAAGAAGAGCGGAGACTTAGGGGCAATCAAGCGGTTTTTTGGCTTGAAAAAATAA
- a CDS encoding ABC transporter substrate-binding protein, which produces MRKVTAVLLAAAMAVAGLTGCGSQSSNATTAAAESSQGAATEKAEESKDSAKGETANGEKTIYVIVKVLGNQYWSVLQAGAEQAGKELGCNVVVVGTALESDIEGQLTLLQNAVSAQADGIVIAPLDSVSLDAPITEAYNSGIPVVLVDTVINSENYSAALLTNNVEAGKVAAEELMRRLKDKGVSETEDAQIAIQVGSTGSQTINDRVKGFNEYWQENAPEKWQVLNNDIKVNDGDISKAVGFCQDFITTYPNLKAVFGPNNGSTVGFVTGLTESGRTDISMVGFDFSAEIETMIRSGEYDVSSVVQRQYYMGYDGVKTALEMSAGNTVNEKTIDTGVILVTSDNVDDAEVQSIINP; this is translated from the coding sequence ATGAGAAAAGTAACGGCAGTTTTGTTGGCAGCAGCTATGGCAGTTGCCGGTCTGACCGGCTGTGGAAGCCAGTCAAGCAACGCTACCACCGCGGCAGCAGAATCCAGCCAGGGGGCGGCTACTGAAAAGGCGGAAGAATCAAAAGATTCCGCTAAGGGCGAAACAGCAAATGGAGAGAAAACCATTTACGTAATTGTAAAGGTTCTTGGAAACCAGTACTGGAGCGTGCTTCAGGCCGGTGCAGAACAGGCCGGTAAGGAACTGGGATGTAACGTAGTAGTAGTAGGAACTGCTCTGGAATCAGATATCGAAGGCCAGCTTACCCTGCTGCAGAATGCAGTATCCGCACAGGCAGATGGAATCGTTATCGCTCCTTTAGACAGTGTATCCCTTGACGCTCCTATCACAGAGGCGTATAATTCAGGAATACCGGTAGTTCTGGTAGATACAGTGATCAATAGCGAAAACTACAGTGCTGCTCTTTTGACCAATAACGTAGAAGCAGGAAAAGTTGCTGCTGAGGAACTGATGCGCAGGCTGAAAGACAAGGGAGTTTCTGAAACAGAAGATGCTCAGATCGCCATTCAGGTTGGTTCCACCGGTTCTCAGACCATCAATGACCGTGTTAAGGGCTTTAACGAGTACTGGCAGGAAAATGCTCCTGAGAAATGGCAGGTATTAAACAACGATATTAAGGTTAATGATGGAGATATCAGTAAGGCAGTAGGTTTCTGCCAGGACTTTATCACCACATATCCAAACTTAAAAGCAGTGTTTGGTCCTAACAACGGTTCTACCGTAGGATTTGTAACTGGTCTTACAGAATCCGGACGCACCGACATCTCCATGGTTGGATTTGATTTCTCTGCAGAAATTGAAACCATGATCCGCAGCGGCGAATACGATGTGTCTTCCGTAGTACAGCGCCAGTATTATATGGGATATGACGGCGTAAAGACAGCTCTTGAAATGTCAGCTGGAAACACTGTAAATGAAAAGACAATAGATACAGGTGTAATCCTGGTAACTTCTGATAATGTAGATGACGCTGAAGTACAGAGCATCATCAATCCATAA
- a CDS encoding TRAP transporter substrate-binding protein: MDKQIAKRAALIVFAMAAACFFIFLLKSGNPGKTLFFRDRKEAPEYVLSYADNQPEDYPTVQGARKFAELVQEKTSGRIKINVFAGGEMGSENEVVEQLQYGGIDFARVSVMILAEIKPKFNVLQLPYLYRDEKHMWKVLDGEIGEEFKDDLKESDLVALSWYDAGARHFYNSSRPVKRIEDMKKMRIRVANSDMMSAMVEALGARAVPMAYSEVYAALETSTIDGAENNWPSYETMGHYEVAKYITLDAHTRIPEMQLASQATWEKLSDADRKIITACAEESARYERRLWEIREENVRQRLIKAGCIVTELSSSEQVRFRAAVMTVYQMYCSEYIDVVNRIAQIR, from the coding sequence ATGGACAAACAGATTGCCAAAAGGGCGGCTTTGATTGTTTTTGCAATGGCTGCAGCTTGCTTTTTTATATTTCTCCTGAAATCGGGAAATCCGGGGAAAACTCTTTTTTTTCGGGACAGGAAAGAAGCACCGGAATATGTGCTTTCCTATGCGGATAACCAGCCGGAGGATTATCCGACCGTACAGGGAGCGAGGAAATTTGCAGAGCTGGTGCAGGAAAAGACGTCCGGAAGGATTAAGATCAATGTGTTTGCCGGCGGTGAAATGGGGAGTGAAAACGAAGTAGTGGAACAGCTTCAATACGGCGGGATCGATTTTGCCCGGGTTTCGGTCATGATCCTGGCTGAAATAAAGCCTAAATTTAATGTGCTGCAGCTGCCTTACCTGTACAGAGATGAAAAGCATATGTGGAAAGTGCTTGATGGAGAGATCGGAGAGGAATTTAAGGATGATTTAAAGGAAAGCGATCTGGTGGCCCTTTCCTGGTATGATGCAGGTGCCAGACATTTTTACAATTCTTCCCGCCCCGTCAAACGCATCGAGGATATGAAAAAAATGCGCATTCGCGTTGCCAATTCCGACATGATGTCAGCTATGGTGGAGGCACTTGGTGCAAGGGCGGTGCCAATGGCTTATTCTGAAGTATATGCAGCTTTAGAAACCAGCACCATCGATGGTGCGGAAAACAACTGGCCATCCTATGAAACTATGGGACATTATGAGGTGGCAAAATACATCACGCTGGATGCCCACACCCGGATCCCTGAGATGCAGCTGGCCTCCCAGGCCACCTGGGAGAAGCTGAGTGATGCGGACAGGAAGATCATTACGGCCTGCGCAGAAGAGTCGGCCAGGTATGAAAGAAGGCTGTGGGAGATTCGTGAAGAGAATGTCAGACAGCGGCTGATAAAGGCCGGCTGTATTGTCACGGAGCTTAGCTCATCAGAGCAGGTGCGCTTTCGGGCAGCTGTCATGACAGTTTATCAAATGTATTGCAGCGAATATATTGATGTGGTAAACCGGATCGCCCAGATACGGTGA
- a CDS encoding PspC domain-containing protein, giving the protein MEPKRLYRSVKNRVLCGVCGGIGEYFQVDPVMIRLIWVLLMFLQSWRHLFRSFMGFSLVGGSLVLYVIAAVIIPQAPKDEIR; this is encoded by the coding sequence GTGGAACCAAAACGTTTGTACCGGTCTGTGAAGAACAGAGTTCTCTGTGGTGTATGCGGCGGTATTGGAGAATATTTTCAGGTGGATCCTGTTATGATAAGGCTGATATGGGTTCTTTTAATGTTTCTTCAGTCATGGCGCCATTTGTTCCGTTCGTTCATGGGATTTTCTCTGGTAGGAGGAAGCCTGGTCCTTTACGTCATTGCTGCGGTCATCATACCCCAGGCGCCAAAGGATGAAATAAGATAG
- a CDS encoding PadR family transcriptional regulator, translating to MVFNTGAALLDAIVLAIVSRDQEGTYGYKITQDVRNVIEISESTLYPVLRRLQKEECLEVYDLAFDGRNRRYYKITEKGRVQLNLYKGEWVGYSQKISRIFEEAHI from the coding sequence ATGGTTTTTAACACAGGAGCAGCATTATTGGACGCCATTGTCCTTGCAATAGTGTCAAGGGATCAGGAGGGTACCTATGGTTATAAGATCACGCAGGATGTGAGAAATGTCATTGAGATTTCAGAATCAACCCTTTATCCGGTACTCCGAAGATTGCAGAAGGAAGAGTGTCTGGAGGTTTATGATCTGGCATTTGACGGCAGGAACCGAAGATATTATAAGATTACGGAAAAAGGAAGGGTTCAATTGAATCTCTATAAAGGTGAGTGGGTAGGCTACTCCCAGAAAATATCCCGGATTTTTGAGGAGGCACATATATGA
- a CDS encoding DUF1700 domain-containing protein, with amino-acid sequence MSRDEFMRELEYLLSDIPDEEKADAIEYYRDYLEEAGQENEEKVIKEFESPERIAAIIRSDISGNLDDGGEFTETGYRDERFKDPNYQMAKRYDLPEVSDDGRYGHEGQEKKHNRRRRGMDGNRTVKTVLWIILIIAASPILMGIGGGIAGLLGGILGCLVAAVVGVGALTFALLAAGVGMILGSVVSMVIHPLSGALLLGLGILFLGLGMIALALCGAFYGRFLPFLFRSCVNVLSRLFHGRRGRL; translated from the coding sequence ATGAGCAGGGATGAGTTTATGAGAGAGCTGGAGTATCTGCTGTCGGATATTCCAGATGAGGAAAAGGCGGATGCCATCGAATATTACAGGGATTATCTGGAAGAAGCGGGGCAGGAAAATGAAGAAAAGGTGATCAAGGAGTTTGAAAGCCCTGAGCGGATCGCAGCGATTATCCGCTCGGATATATCAGGGAATTTAGATGACGGAGGAGAATTTACGGAGACCGGCTATCGGGATGAGCGGTTTAAAGATCCGAATTACCAGATGGCTAAGCGGTATGATCTTCCGGAAGTATCCGATGACGGCCGATACGGACACGAAGGACAGGAGAAAAAACATAACAGGCGAAGAAGAGGCATGGATGGAAACCGTACCGTAAAAACTGTTTTATGGATCATATTAATTATTGCAGCTTCGCCTATCCTTATGGGAATCGGAGGAGGTATTGCTGGCTTGCTAGGAGGAATTTTAGGATGCCTTGTGGCAGCAGTTGTTGGAGTCGGGGCCTTGACCTTCGCCCTTTTAGCGGCTGGGGTCGGTATGATTTTGGGCAGTGTCGTCTCCATGGTGATTCATCCATTAAGCGGAGCCCTGCTTTTAGGACTGGGAATCCTGTTCCTTGGCTTAGGAATGATTGCTCTGGCCCTCTGCGGTGCTTTTTATGGGAGATTTCTTCCGTTTCTTTTCAGAAGCTGTGTCAACGTCCTTAGCAGGTTATTTCATGGAAGGAGAGGCCGTTTATGA
- a CDS encoding DUF4097 family beta strand repeat-containing protein: protein MKRFIKICLIAGSVCALIGGGISAVAAVLGGNLWDIAPQRALEWRRDISGVTLDGFWDEVDFVNFDLSIPEVFNKGEKGQEIFSSAKVKKMDIVIRTGNVVFEEDPQGSEVKIFCNRDQSCYTLYAEDDDLELQEYDGWKRKDGPELLFTVQVPKNYRFSEVDLQSVHSNLFSGSEDFGPAMTSQALSADELTIETKAGVIKINGGSVGNLQVKSSAGAVEFLGRTTGDIEAICQAGTIRLELAGKKEDYNYDIQCKMGAVKVGDEGTAALQGKKQTDNGAGKDMDLDCKTGAIQVDFMNEL from the coding sequence ATGAAAAGGTTTATAAAGATATGTTTGATTGCAGGAAGTGTCTGCGCCCTGATCGGCGGGGGGATATCAGCCGTGGCCGCTGTGTTGGGAGGAAACTTATGGGATATCGCCCCTCAAAGAGCCCTTGAGTGGAGAAGGGATATTTCAGGCGTCACTCTGGATGGTTTCTGGGATGAGGTAGATTTTGTAAATTTTGATCTTAGCATTCCAGAGGTTTTTAATAAAGGAGAAAAAGGGCAGGAAATATTTTCTTCTGCGAAAGTTAAAAAAATGGATATAGTAATACGTACAGGAAACGTGGTTTTTGAGGAAGATCCCCAGGGAAGTGAGGTTAAAATTTTCTGCAACAGGGACCAATCCTGTTATACTCTGTACGCAGAAGATGATGATTTAGAGCTTCAGGAATATGATGGCTGGAAAAGAAAGGATGGCCCGGAGCTGCTATTTACGGTCCAGGTGCCAAAGAATTACCGATTTTCCGAAGTTGACTTACAATCAGTACATTCAAACCTTTTTTCAGGAAGTGAGGATTTCGGCCCGGCTATGACATCCCAGGCTCTTTCTGCGGATGAACTGACAATTGAAACAAAGGCCGGCGTCATAAAGATCAATGGCGGCAGCGTAGGAAATCTTCAGGTGAAAAGCAGTGCAGGTGCTGTGGAATTTTTAGGAAGAACTACCGGAGACATTGAGGCAATATGCCAGGCCGGCACCATAAGGCTTGAACTTGCCGGGAAAAAGGAAGATTACAATTACGATATCCAGTGCAAGATGGGAGCTGTCAAGGTTGGAGACGAAGGCACTGCGGCCCTGCAGGGAAAGAAGCAGACGGATAACGGGGCTGGAAAAGATATGGATCTGGATTGTAAGACAGGAGCGATCCAGGTAGATTTTATGAATGAATTATAA